One segment of Deinococcus metalli DNA contains the following:
- a CDS encoding BamA/OMP85 family outer membrane protein has translation MRHPLTLAVTVLLAAPAVAQTAGTVQDITVVGTSELLANYLRATLTVQPGAALSSVNLRQVEQEVLASGYFKTAVAELRTVGGKDTLQITVTSNPTISAVNATGLTFLPAEGFKKSIGELLNIAPGATLNTQRLEQAKEALASNYASEGYPFAPSISSDVKTNTDGTATVNFVVDETAPIKRVEVSGVTLLPSSTVTAIFKPLYDAKKFTPDAYYAAVQGLQQAYDQAGYLQAGVDTRTSTLADGVLKVQVVEGKVAAINTSDLGNPQATLQTQQGKPVTLASLQADVRTLANQTGKPVGFALQPDAQNPGQVTVLFGAADVASGPVKSIAVSGNTLVPTAQLQAAIKTKVGDTYTPQLAQEDFLALRDVYRKAGYEISTRDAITFTDGVLTYTVREVKLVGYELQWAGKHRTVDRVILRELPEPGKAFNLNELRASLGAIARLGFVKVTTETVRSDPQTPENVTYVLGLSETTTGIPVNLGLTYDSFAGGWGGDAAYTNTNAFGLGHNFTVGVGAQQNEAGQSLVGNVSYTIPWLDLDFLDFRKNRTALSVAAGSNVTGNTPILTTPTSGTLTSSDGTKTVQPDAGSDTGFDYTTRTTSFSVSAGRNLTKNLSANVGVGVSYRTYYLEALKADTTTAVQDGNAKVKVKSTDASGNVTETEVLVAPTYATPLIPDASVTTRISGGLSYDSTDNAEFPGAGLRGGLAAGYNIGRQGDTPLSWTDVQAGIIKYYGFGRTLEKELNVQTKQQVFAVRLNAGTILNAGTAPAGTGFSIGGGSSPNPAFQLRGLDNAALFGTHYVTSSAEYRYDFGLKSGIAQGLYGVLFADAGTAWSDTTAAKLNYGFGAGVQLNLGIGGALLPSLRFDYGYSPQNGSGKFSFRLGNFW, from the coding sequence ATGCGACACCCCCTCACCCTCGCCGTCACCGTGCTCCTCGCCGCGCCCGCTGTCGCCCAGACGGCCGGCACCGTGCAGGACATCACGGTGGTCGGCACCAGCGAACTGCTGGCCAATTACCTGCGCGCCACCCTGACCGTCCAGCCCGGCGCCGCCCTGTCCAGCGTGAACCTGCGCCAGGTCGAGCAGGAGGTGCTCGCCAGCGGGTACTTCAAGACCGCCGTGGCGGAACTGCGCACGGTCGGTGGCAAGGACACCCTGCAGATCACCGTCACGTCCAACCCCACCATCAGCGCCGTGAACGCCACGGGCCTGACGTTCCTGCCGGCCGAGGGCTTCAAGAAGTCCATCGGTGAACTGCTGAACATCGCGCCCGGCGCCACCCTGAACACCCAGCGCCTCGAACAGGCCAAGGAAGCGCTCGCCAGCAACTACGCCAGCGAGGGCTATCCGTTCGCGCCCAGCATCAGCTCGGACGTGAAGACGAACACGGACGGCACCGCCACGGTGAACTTCGTGGTGGACGAGACCGCGCCCATCAAGCGCGTCGAGGTCAGCGGCGTGACCCTGCTGCCGTCCAGCACGGTCACCGCGATCTTCAAGCCGCTGTACGATGCCAAGAAGTTCACCCCGGACGCGTACTACGCCGCCGTGCAGGGCCTCCAGCAGGCCTACGACCAGGCCGGGTACCTCCAGGCCGGCGTGGACACCCGCACCAGCACCCTCGCGGACGGCGTCCTGAAGGTCCAGGTCGTCGAGGGCAAGGTCGCCGCCATCAACACCAGCGACCTGGGCAACCCCCAGGCCACGCTCCAGACGCAGCAGGGCAAGCCCGTGACGCTCGCCTCGCTCCAGGCGGACGTGCGCACGCTGGCGAACCAGACCGGCAAGCCCGTGGGCTTCGCGCTCCAGCCCGACGCCCAGAACCCCGGTCAGGTCACGGTGCTGTTCGGCGCGGCCGACGTCGCCAGCGGCCCGGTCAAGAGCATCGCGGTCAGCGGCAACACGCTGGTGCCCACCGCGCAGCTCCAGGCGGCCATCAAGACCAAGGTCGGCGACACCTACACCCCGCAGCTCGCGCAGGAGGACTTCCTGGCGCTGCGCGACGTGTACCGCAAGGCCGGCTATGAAATCAGCACCCGCGACGCCATCACCTTCACAGACGGCGTGCTGACCTACACCGTCCGCGAGGTGAAACTCGTCGGCTACGAACTGCAGTGGGCCGGCAAGCACCGCACGGTCGACCGCGTGATCCTGCGTGAACTGCCGGAACCCGGCAAGGCCTTCAACCTCAACGAACTGCGCGCGTCGCTGGGCGCCATCGCCCGCCTGGGCTTCGTGAAGGTCACCACCGAGACCGTGCGCAGCGACCCGCAGACCCCGGAGAACGTGACCTACGTGCTGGGCCTGTCCGAGACCACCACCGGCATTCCCGTGAACCTGGGCCTGACCTACGACTCCTTCGCGGGCGGCTGGGGCGGCGACGCCGCGTACACGAACACCAACGCCTTCGGCCTGGGGCACAACTTCACGGTCGGCGTGGGCGCGCAGCAGAACGAGGCCGGGCAGAGCCTGGTCGGGAACGTGTCGTACACCATCCCGTGGCTGGACCTGGACTTCCTGGACTTCCGCAAGAACCGCACCGCCCTGAGCGTCGCGGCGGGCAGCAACGTCACCGGCAACACGCCGATCCTGACCACCCCCACCAGCGGCACCCTGACCTCCTCGGACGGCACGAAGACCGTCCAGCCCGACGCCGGCAGCGACACCGGCTTCGACTACACCACCCGCACCACCAGCTTCAGCGTCAGCGCGGGCCGCAACCTCACCAAGAACCTCAGCGCGAACGTGGGCGTGGGCGTGTCGTACCGCACGTACTACCTGGAAGCCCTCAAGGCGGACACCACCACCGCCGTGCAGGACGGCAACGCTAAGGTGAAGGTCAAATCCACGGACGCCAGTGGCAATGTGACCGAGACCGAGGTGCTGGTCGCGCCGACCTACGCCACCCCGCTGATCCCGGACGCGTCGGTCACCACCCGCATCAGCGGCGGCCTGAGCTACGACAGCACCGACAACGCCGAGTTCCCCGGGGCAGGCCTGCGCGGCGGCCTGGCGGCGGGCTACAACATCGGCCGGCAGGGCGACACGCCGCTGTCGTGGACGGACGTGCAGGCCGGGATCATCAAGTATTACGGCTTTGGCCGCACGCTGGAAAAGGAACTCAACGTCCAGACCAAGCAGCAGGTGTTCGCGGTGCGCCTGAACGCCGGCACCATCCTGAACGCCGGCACGGCGCCGGCCGGCACCGGCTTCTCCATCGGGGGCGGTAGCAGCCCCAACCCCGCGTTCCAGCTGCGCGGCCTGGACAACGCCGCCCTGTTCGGCACGCACTACGTGACCAGCAGCGCCGAGTACCGCTACGACTTCGGTCTGAAGTCCGGGATCGCCCAGGGCCTGTACGGCGTGCTGTTCGCGGACGCCGGCACCGCGTGGAGCGACACGACCGCGGCCAAACTCAACTACGGCTTCGGGGCGGGCGTGCAGCTGAACCTGGGGATCGGCGGGGCGCTGCTGCCCAGCCTGCGCTTTGACTACGGGTACTCGCCGCAGAACGGCAGCGGCAAGTTCTCCTTCCGCCTCGGCAACTTCTGGTAA
- a CDS encoding NFACT RNA binding domain-containing protein yields the protein MEGLMLARVLRDLAPHLPARTLGWVFPDETTAALLLDGVGNVVFGYRPPQPVLFLSRERLRGEPRSPFQRTLAARARGDLLRVEQLKLDRVVALHFAGESGFVDQAPTRIMFEVTGRNANVLLLEEGEGWDGRILMAAREVTGRRNRFRTIRTGGPYTPPPPYDKPDPRALTQAQATALASVPLGRWREHLDGLGPLLGAELVRRAGLPADAAPGERVPAALDALTSLVADPSVSEGVMQDGAREAARAEKAAALRRALREPLDKRLTLLHNQLADVTRAEAGLDAAHVDREEADLLMAYAAQVPPGASSASLPAFDGSGPRPVALEPQLSAVQNAEKRYARARRREDVYERLAEREPALRGELAETQERAGRLEVASLDDLEALAASLHAERPGKSPYGLRSVTPGGFEVLVGRNNKENATLTHRIGRSTDYWFHAQGYPGSHVLVRTAGKDLSPPDILYAAQLAAAHSKARGGGTVPVDYTRVKFVWRPRGAPAGQVHYTDQKTVWVDAELPPAAAPEA from the coding sequence GTGGAGGGCCTGATGCTCGCGCGGGTGCTGCGCGACCTCGCCCCGCACCTGCCGGCCCGCACGCTGGGCTGGGTCTTCCCGGACGAGACGACCGCCGCGCTGCTGCTCGACGGCGTGGGCAACGTGGTGTTCGGGTACCGGCCGCCGCAGCCGGTGCTGTTCCTGTCGCGCGAGAGATTGCGCGGCGAGCCCCGCAGTCCCTTCCAGCGCACGCTGGCCGCCCGCGCCCGGGGCGACCTGCTGCGCGTGGAGCAGCTCAAGCTCGACCGGGTGGTGGCGCTGCACTTCGCCGGCGAGAGCGGCTTCGTGGACCAGGCGCCCACCCGCATCATGTTCGAGGTGACCGGCCGCAACGCGAACGTGCTGCTGCTGGAGGAGGGCGAGGGCTGGGACGGCCGCATCCTGATGGCGGCCCGCGAGGTCACGGGGCGGCGCAACCGCTTCCGCACCATCCGCACCGGCGGGCCGTACACGCCGCCCCCGCCCTACGACAAACCGGACCCGCGCGCGCTGACGCAGGCGCAGGCCACGGCGCTGGCGAGCGTGCCGCTGGGCCGCTGGCGCGAACATCTGGACGGGTTGGGTCCGCTGCTGGGCGCGGAACTCGTCCGGCGCGCCGGCCTGCCCGCCGACGCCGCGCCCGGCGAGCGCGTGCCCGCGGCCCTGGACGCCCTGACGTCGCTGGTCGCCGATCCCAGCGTCAGCGAGGGCGTGATGCAGGACGGCGCGCGCGAGGCTGCCCGGGCGGAGAAGGCCGCCGCGCTGCGCCGCGCTCTGCGCGAGCCGCTCGACAAGCGCCTGACCCTCCTGCACAACCAGCTGGCCGACGTGACCCGCGCCGAGGCCGGGCTGGACGCCGCGCACGTGGACCGCGAGGAGGCCGACCTGCTGATGGCCTACGCCGCGCAGGTGCCGCCCGGCGCGAGCAGCGCGAGCCTGCCCGCCTTCGACGGCAGCGGGCCGCGCCCGGTCGCGCTGGAACCGCAGCTGAGCGCCGTGCAGAACGCCGAGAAGCGCTACGCCCGCGCCCGCCGCCGCGAGGACGTCTACGAGCGCCTGGCCGAGCGGGAGCCCGCGCTGCGCGGGGAACTGGCCGAGACGCAGGAGCGCGCTGGCCGCCTGGAGGTCGCCTCGCTCGACGACCTGGAGGCGCTGGCCGCCAGCCTGCACGCCGAGCGGCCCGGCAAGAGCCCGTACGGCCTGCGCTCGGTCACGCCCGGCGGCTTCGAGGTGCTGGTCGGCCGCAACAACAAGGAGAACGCCACGCTCACGCACCGCATCGGGCGCAGCACCGACTACTGGTTCCACGCGCAGGGCTACCCCGGCAGCCACGTGCTGGTCCGCACCGCCGGCAAGGACCTGTCCCCGCCGGACATCCTGTATGCCGCGCAGCTGGCCGCCGCGCACAGCAAGGCGCGCGGTGGGGGCACCGTGCCCGTGGACTACACCCGCGTGAAGTTTGTGTGGCGCCCGCGCGGCGCGCCGGCCGGTCAGGTGCACTACACCGACCAGAAGACCGTGTGGGTGGACGCCGAGCTGCCCCCGGCGGCTGCCCCGGAGGCGTGA
- a CDS encoding HD-GYP domain-containing protein encodes MSRPSVWSFLLLALCLGAVGFAALTGQAVLLAGAALLVGVISWPLGGAARWLAPIVYAIGFVVALTLPGAAAGPLDLVGALLLIGGLGFITLRDQGSARELAWQRNTIAALRAGSERLAEARDADAIIRAGINILDRLQVAPNMAFVAYRQGTPMILAARGAFEAYLERPIHPSDSDSRSVQADHWVAEEVLALMKKPQRRKYHVAAVYGRATTHLGVLILTRSEDVDFDEDEITVIASFARLLGAQLGQWTAIRELRDANELTLRSLGAALERRDDDTGGHTLRVERSSERLARRLGWAEEQVKALRWGAYLHDLGKLAIPDAVLHKRGPLDPEERRVIQQHTIIGYDMLQDLHFLPAETLDLVRYHHERWDGTGYPSGLRGQNIPDTARLFTIIDVYDALTNARPYKPAWTRDRALNEIRMQAGRQFDPQYVDAFLRMMAEQDDAHLVS; translated from the coding sequence GTGTCCCGGCCGTCCGTGTGGTCGTTCCTGCTGCTCGCGCTGTGTCTCGGCGCGGTCGGCTTTGCGGCCCTGACCGGCCAGGCGGTGCTGCTGGCCGGCGCCGCGCTGCTCGTCGGGGTGATCTCGTGGCCGCTGGGCGGCGCGGCCCGCTGGCTGGCGCCCATCGTGTACGCCATCGGATTCGTCGTGGCGCTCACGCTGCCCGGCGCGGCCGCCGGCCCGCTGGACCTCGTGGGCGCGCTGCTGCTGATCGGCGGCCTGGGCTTCATCACGCTGCGTGACCAGGGCTCCGCGCGCGAACTCGCGTGGCAGCGGAACACCATCGCCGCCCTGCGCGCCGGCAGCGAACGTCTCGCGGAGGCGCGAGATGCCGACGCCATCATCCGCGCCGGCATCAACATCCTCGACCGGCTGCAGGTCGCTCCCAACATGGCCTTCGTGGCGTACCGCCAGGGCACCCCCATGATCCTCGCGGCGCGCGGCGCCTTCGAGGCCTACCTGGAACGGCCCATCCACCCCAGCGACAGTGACAGCCGTTCGGTGCAGGCCGACCACTGGGTGGCCGAGGAGGTGCTCGCACTGATGAAAAAACCCCAGCGCCGCAAGTACCATGTCGCCGCCGTGTACGGCCGCGCCACCACCCACCTGGGCGTGCTGATCCTGACCCGCAGCGAGGACGTGGACTTCGACGAGGACGAGATCACCGTGATCGCGTCCTTCGCCCGGCTGCTGGGCGCGCAGCTCGGCCAGTGGACCGCCATCCGCGAGCTGCGCGACGCGAACGAGCTCACCCTGCGCTCGCTGGGCGCGGCCCTGGAACGCCGCGACGACGACACCGGCGGCCACACCCTGCGCGTGGAGCGCAGTTCCGAGCGCCTCGCGCGCCGCCTGGGCTGGGCGGAGGAACAGGTCAAGGCGCTGCGCTGGGGCGCGTACCTGCACGACCTGGGCAAGCTCGCCATTCCCGACGCTGTGCTGCACAAGCGCGGGCCCCTCGACCCTGAGGAGCGCCGGGTGATCCAGCAGCACACCATCATCGGCTACGACATGCTCCAGGACCTGCATTTCCTGCCGGCCGAGACACTCGACCTGGTGCGCTACCACCACGAGCGCTGGGACGGCACCGGCTACCCCTCCGGTCTGCGCGGCCAGAACATTCCGGACACCGCGCGGCTGTTCACGATCATCGACGTGTACGACGCCCTGACCAACGCCCGGCCGTACAAGCCCGCGTGGACACGCGACCGCGCCCTGAACGAGATCCGCATGCAGGCAGGCCGCCAGTTCGATCCGCAGTACGTGGACGCCTTCCTGCGCATGATGGCCGAGCAGGACGACGCCCACCTGGTGAGCTGA
- a CDS encoding carbohydrate kinase family protein: MPDATDPAAPAATSLPLIVSAGEALIDLVTGGGNAWHAHPGGAPWNVARACAALGVPSAFAGAVGQDNFGDDLKAASDAAGLDPRFLQQLPAPTLIAVVYSANPPAYRFLGENSADLLFEPANLPGGWMKAARWLHVGGISLSRWPLADTLLDMIGAAKAAGVKISFDPNARITHRHPDYPAVFERVLKAADLIKFSDEDLDFFYPKTTEEEALRLLRGLNHDAPIVITRGAKGATLYHSAGSVDLPTFPVQVADTVGAGDALCAGLLFSATRRPEALWTEHLRMGLKAAAVACAHAGAYAPTQADLDAMN, encoded by the coding sequence ATGCCTGACGCGACTGATCCGGCCGCCCCTGCCGCCACCTCCCTGCCGCTGATCGTGAGCGCGGGCGAGGCGCTGATCGACCTCGTGACCGGCGGCGGGAACGCGTGGCACGCCCATCCGGGCGGCGCGCCGTGGAACGTGGCGCGGGCGTGCGCGGCGCTGGGCGTGCCGAGCGCCTTCGCGGGCGCGGTCGGACAGGACAACTTCGGCGACGACCTGAAGGCGGCCAGCGACGCGGCAGGCCTTGACCCGCGGTTCCTGCAGCAGCTTCCGGCCCCCACGCTGATCGCGGTCGTGTACTCGGCCAATCCGCCGGCGTACCGCTTCCTCGGCGAGAACAGCGCGGACCTGCTGTTCGAGCCGGCGAACCTGCCGGGCGGCTGGATGAAGGCGGCGCGCTGGCTGCACGTGGGCGGCATCAGCCTCAGCCGCTGGCCGCTGGCCGACACGCTGCTGGACATGATCGGCGCGGCGAAGGCCGCGGGCGTGAAGATCAGCTTCGACCCGAACGCCCGCATTACTCACCGGCACCCGGACTATCCGGCGGTGTTCGAGCGCGTCCTGAAGGCCGCAGACCTGATCAAGTTCAGCGACGAGGACCTGGATTTCTTCTACCCCAAGACCACCGAGGAGGAGGCGCTGCGGCTGCTGCGCGGCCTGAACCACGACGCGCCCATCGTGATCACGCGCGGCGCCAAGGGCGCGACCCTGTACCACTCGGCGGGCAGCGTGGACCTGCCGACCTTCCCGGTGCAGGTCGCGGACACCGTGGGGGCCGGCGACGCCCTGTGCGCCGGGCTGCTCTTCAGCGCCACGCGCCGTCCGGAGGCGCTGTGGACCGAGCACCTGCGCATGGGCCTGAAGGCCGCGGCCGTCGCGTGCGCGCACGCGGGCGCATACGCCCCGACGCAGGCCGACCTGGACGCCATGAACTGA
- a CDS encoding GNAT family N-acetyltransferase, producing MPDLTLTTGDVDAASAVLIAAATALEARSEPLWPPATLTPERLLKHYPAASWRVAWQGGRAAACMSLQDRDLLFWPEDAPGTALYLHKLAVHPDAQGRGLSGWMLDRAVQEGREHGLAALKLDTATARPKLCALYESYGFQRVAERRVLGFDVTLYTLDLR from the coding sequence ATGCCCGACCTGACCCTGACCACCGGCGATGTGGACGCCGCCTCGGCCGTGCTGATCGCTGCGGCTACCGCGCTGGAAGCGCGCAGTGAACCGCTGTGGCCGCCCGCGACCCTCACGCCCGAGCGGCTGCTGAAGCACTATCCGGCCGCGTCGTGGCGGGTGGCGTGGCAGGGCGGCCGGGCCGCCGCGTGCATGTCGCTCCAGGACCGCGACCTCCTGTTCTGGCCCGAGGATGCGCCGGGAACGGCCCTGTACCTGCACAAACTGGCCGTGCATCCGGACGCGCAGGGCCGTGGTCTGTCGGGCTGGATGCTGGACCGCGCCGTGCAGGAAGGCCGCGAGCATGGGCTGGCGGCGCTGAAACTCGACACCGCGACCGCGCGCCCGAAACTGTGCGCACTGTACGAGTCCTACGGCTTTCAACGCGTGGCCGAGCGCCGGGTGCTGGGCTTCGACGTGACGCTGTACACGCTCGATCTGCGCTGA
- a CDS encoding QcrA and Rieske domain-containing protein — MKLTRRDVLERWWLLPVAGTLGTFGYLGWYAARVTFRKEGAGPPAFQGAAPLAIAPLTDVAGEWTERTFTYAGRPCTLLRVPQAVPGGLDDPSGVHLIAYSRVCTHLGCAVNLVRDPEVLAFAFNYRPPQGEGYPRLGCRCHFSVFDPLRAGVAEFGKARAPLPRVRLERRGAEVWATGIEPAPAPES, encoded by the coding sequence ATGAAGCTCACGCGCCGGGACGTGCTGGAGCGCTGGTGGCTGCTGCCGGTGGCGGGCACGCTGGGCACCTTCGGGTACCTGGGCTGGTACGCGGCGCGCGTGACCTTCCGCAAGGAGGGCGCGGGGCCGCCAGCGTTCCAGGGGGCGGCGCCCCTGGCCATCGCTCCGCTGACCGACGTGGCGGGCGAGTGGACCGAGCGCACGTTCACCTACGCGGGCCGGCCGTGTACGCTGCTGCGCGTGCCGCAGGCGGTGCCGGGCGGCCTGGACGATCCGTCCGGCGTCCACCTGATCGCGTACTCGCGGGTATGCACGCACCTGGGCTGCGCCGTGAACCTCGTGCGCGACCCGGAGGTGCTGGCCTTCGCCTTCAACTACCGCCCGCCGCAGGGCGAGGGGTACCCGCGTCTGGGCTGCCGCTGCCACTTCAGCGTGTTCGATCCGCTGCGCGCCGGCGTGGCCGAGTTCGGCAAGGCCCGCGCGCCGCTGCCCCGCGTGCGCCTGGAACGCCGGGGAGCCGAGGTCTGGGCCACCGGCATCGAGCCCGCCCCGGCCCCGGAGAGCTGA
- a CDS encoding c-type cytochrome, translating into MASVILLGVIVLVALWLVLEPLRRGQAADPDAAQRTELLEQRDVLYGELAASGDDTRRPDLERRAARTLRALDALPPAPGPGGARRLALGGAVLALVITVIAAFTVVPRWQLASLDATEAANVQNVLNLPQLRATAERTGANADYLAWGKAAFDSGTYDQALTAYGNALKLDPRQPVALRRLGILLLTRGERTGQTLGEKDATQAALLVRTAAQLAPNDAESQLLLGFTLARFGQSQDALSALERYRTLNPSGRDADELITALRTRLQQDDPALSVYAANCASCHGPAGAGGIGPNLRESTLTREAMATIIRQGKGAMPAFPTLKDSDVTLLLTLLEGWQKAGK; encoded by the coding sequence ATGGCCAGCGTGATCCTGCTGGGCGTGATCGTGCTGGTGGCGCTGTGGCTGGTGCTGGAGCCGCTGCGGCGCGGTCAGGCCGCCGACCCGGACGCCGCCCAGCGCACAGAACTGCTGGAGCAGCGCGACGTGCTGTACGGCGAACTGGCCGCGTCTGGCGACGACACCCGGCGACCGGATCTGGAACGCCGCGCGGCGCGCACCCTGCGGGCGCTGGACGCCCTGCCGCCCGCACCCGGTCCCGGCGGAGCGCGGCGGCTCGCGCTGGGCGGCGCCGTGCTCGCCCTGGTGATCACGGTGATCGCGGCCTTCACGGTGGTGCCGCGCTGGCAGCTCGCGTCGCTGGACGCCACCGAGGCCGCGAACGTGCAGAACGTGTTGAACCTGCCGCAGCTCCGGGCCACGGCCGAGCGCACGGGCGCAAACGCGGACTACCTGGCGTGGGGGAAGGCCGCCTTCGACTCCGGCACCTACGACCAGGCGCTCACCGCGTACGGCAACGCGCTCAAGCTCGATCCACGGCAGCCGGTGGCGCTTCGGCGCCTGGGCATCCTGCTGCTCACGCGCGGCGAGCGCACGGGCCAGACGCTGGGCGAGAAGGACGCCACACAGGCCGCGCTGCTGGTCCGCACCGCCGCGCAGCTCGCTCCGAACGACGCGGAGTCGCAGCTCCTGCTGGGCTTCACGCTGGCGCGCTTCGGGCAGAGCCAGGATGCCCTGAGCGCCCTGGAACGCTACCGCACCCTCAATCCCTCGGGCCGCGACGCGGACGAGCTGATCACCGCCCTGCGCACACGGCTCCAGCAGGATGATCCCGCCCTGAGCGTGTACGCCGCGAACTGCGCGAGCTGCCACGGCCCGGCCGGTGCGGGCGGCATCGGCCCGAACCTGCGCGAGTCCACCCTGACGCGGGAGGCGATGGCGACCATCATCCGGCAGGGCAAGGGGGCCATGCCCGCCTTCCCGACCCTGAAAGACTCCGACGTGACGCTGCTCCTGACCCTGCTGGAGGGCTGGCAGAAGGCCGGCAAGTGA
- a CDS encoding cytochrome c-type biogenesis protein, which produces MRRVLTAVVLTAALLGPALAAAPTLTPAQEARAVTIQKNLRCPLCDTGESIEQSRSDISVKMRSSVREQVAAGRADADIYAYFAQRYGNFVLLDPPKSGRNLLLWGAPLLALAAGGGVWWTFLRRRPAATTPAPVMEPEPFDSYLEQVRRETRPGAGRGEG; this is translated from the coding sequence ATGCGGCGCGTCCTGACGGCCGTCGTCCTGACCGCGGCGCTCCTGGGCCCCGCGCTGGCGGCCGCCCCCACCCTGACCCCGGCGCAGGAAGCGCGGGCGGTCACCATCCAGAAGAACCTGCGCTGCCCGCTGTGCGACACCGGCGAGTCCATCGAGCAGTCGCGCAGCGACATCAGCGTGAAGATGCGCTCGAGTGTGCGTGAACAGGTCGCCGCCGGCAGAGCGGACGCGGACATCTACGCGTACTTCGCGCAGCGCTACGGCAACTTCGTGCTGCTGGACCCGCCCAAGAGCGGACGCAACCTGCTGCTGTGGGGCGCGCCGCTGCTGGCGCTGGCCGCGGGCGGCGGCGTGTGGTGGACCTTCCTGCGCCGGCGCCCGGCGGCCACGACCCCGGCGCCGGTCATGGAGCCCGAGCCCTTCGACTCGTACCTGGAGCAGGTGCGGCGCGAGACGCGGCCGGGTGCCGGACGGGGAGAGGGCTGA
- a CDS encoding TlpA family protein disulfide reductase, whose protein sequence is MTTPAPQSTASRPPAPAWRRVLPPLIAAALVAVLGYTLLRPAHNATTGGPLIGKPAPAFTLTSLDGVPVSLEALRGRPVVVNFWASWCGPCREEAPMFRELADKQGGASGVAILGILFQETSEKSARDFIREYGLAYPNLRDPGIDTGVNYGVSGIPETVFIDKTGVVRYMDRGGLTRERLNAGLVTIGVPGI, encoded by the coding sequence ATGACCACACCTGCCCCACAGTCCACCGCGTCCCGCCCGCCGGCTCCCGCGTGGCGGCGCGTCCTGCCGCCCCTGATCGCCGCCGCGCTGGTTGCCGTGCTGGGCTACACGCTGCTGCGGCCCGCGCACAACGCCACGACCGGCGGTCCCCTGATCGGCAAGCCCGCGCCGGCCTTCACCCTGACGAGTCTGGACGGCGTGCCGGTCAGCCTGGAGGCCCTGCGCGGGCGCCCGGTGGTGGTGAACTTCTGGGCGTCGTGGTGCGGGCCGTGCCGCGAGGAGGCGCCGATGTTCCGCGAACTCGCGGACAAGCAGGGCGGCGCGTCCGGCGTGGCGATCCTGGGCATCCTGTTCCAGGAGACCAGCGAGAAGAGCGCGCGGGACTTCATCCGCGAGTACGGCCTGGCGTACCCGAATCTGAGGGACCCTGGGATCGACACCGGCGTGAACTACGGCGTATCGGGCATCCCGGAGACGGTGTTCATCGACAAGACTGGCGTGGTGCGCTACATGGACCGCGGCGGCCTGACGCGCGAGCGCCTGAACGCCGGGCTCGTGACCATCGGCGTCCCCGGCATCTGA